The following proteins are co-located in the Salvelinus sp. IW2-2015 linkage group LG36, ASM291031v2, whole genome shotgun sequence genome:
- the LOC111959421 gene encoding fidgetin-like isoform X2, with translation MQWTPEHAQWAEQHFDISSTTRSPAHKVEAYRGHLQRTYQYAWANDDISALTASNLLKKYAEKYSGILESPSERALLCSYSDGTPGLLNGRKSESESWQEGIYSMNCGPDVISVNKAGMTAALPPTDVSASIGSTPGVASSLNEPSYSRSNCGSHTTTSLHSGLSSQEYATGYNGSYLHSSYSGQTNPGLPSQHPSPMHSAGLIQPPPPPPPTTLVPSYNVGSPNISNYNYPPTGYPSQTVVAPGYSPGGGPPPSSYLPSSIAAPTPLPPSTLSGYTYQSHSHAPIAPTPLNGSSANSLKRKAFYMTGHGDMBSSYSNFNYNQQRSSQSPMYRIPDNSISDSSRGNGFDRNADVSSLAFKPTKQAISSDQQRKFSSQSGRALTPPSYGSTKSSVGSLRSGESFGKFGSPITGEQSEEHLSHSIAGSDIGRATSSSHVAEEQLKNSDASVVELVTTEILQPGPPVDWSDIAGLEPAKAAIKEEILWPILRPDMFSGLATLPRSLLLFGPQGTGRTLLGRCMASQLGAAFLQLSGSALVTKWLGEGEKIVQASFLLARCRQPSVVFISEVDMLLSAHLSEESPVNMIQSELLMQLDSVLTTAEDHVLVVCSTSKPEEIRDSLRRYFTKRLLIPLPDNTARRQIISQLLSQHNYCLSDKEVSLLVERMEGFSGLDVAQLCQEAVVGQLHGIPASDLSAIHPRQMRPVSYQDFENVFSKFQPSISQKELDTYTEWNKMFGCSQ, from the coding sequence ATGCAGTGGACCCCAGAGCATGCGCAGTGGGCCGAGCAGCACTTTGATATCTCCTCCACCACCCGCTCCCCTGCACACAAAGTGGAGGCCTACCGGGGGCACCTGCAGCGCACCTACCAGTATGCTTGGGCAAACGACGACATCTCTGCACTCACCGCCTCCAACCTGCTGAAGAAATACGCAGAGAAGTACTCTGGGATTTTAGAGAGTCCGAGTGAAAGAGCGCTGCTCTGCTCGTATTCCGATGGCACTCCTGGACTCCTCAACGGACGTAAGTCAGAGAGTGAGTCCTGGCAGGAGGGGATTTACTCAATGAACTGCGGTCCAGATGTTATATCTGTGAACAAAGCTGGAATGACAGCTGCCCTTCCCCCTACAGATGTGTCGGCCAGCATAGGTAGCACCCCAGGGGTGGCCAGCAGCCTGAACGAGCCCAGCTATTCCAGAAGTAACTGTGGGAGTCACACGACCACCAGTCTACACTCGGGTCTGTCCTCACAGGAATACGCTACGGGCTACAATGGCTCCTACCTGCACTCTAGTTACAGCGGGCAGACCAACCCAGGCCTCCCCTCTCAACACCCTTCTCCTATGCACAGTGCTGGTCTCATACagccccctcctccaccacctcccactaCTCTAGTGCCCAGCTACAACGTGGGGTCTCCCAACATCTCCAACTACAATTATCCTCCGACGGGGTATCCCTCACAGACAGTTGTTGCCCCTGGCTATAGCCCTGGGGGGGGCCCACCACCCTCTTCCTATCTGCCATCCAGCATCGCAGCTCCCACGCCCCTACCCCCCTCTACACTCTCTGGCTATACCTACCAGTCCCATAGCCATGCACCAATTGCACCAACACCTTTGAATGGCAGCTCAGCCAACTCATTGAAAAGAAAAGCTTTCTACATGACTGGGCATGGAGATATGRACTCCAGCTATAGTAATTTCAACTACAATCAACAGCGCTCCTCACAAAGCCCTATGTACAGAATACCAGACAACAGCATCTCAGACTCAAGCAGAGGGAATGGATTTGACAGGAATGCTGATGTGTCATCTTTAGCGTTTAAGCCTACAAAGCAGGCAATATCCTCAGATCAGCAAAGAAAATTTAGCAGTCAGTCTGGCAGAGCACTTACCCCTCCCTCCTATGGATCAACCAAAAGCTCTGTGGGAAGCCTGAGATCAGGTGAGTCCTTTGGAAAATTTGGATCCCCCATCACGGGTGAGCAAAGTGAAGAGCACCTCTCCCATTCCATTGCAGGGTCGGACATTGGCAGAGCTACCTCATCCAGCCACGTTGCAGAGGAGCAGCTGAAGAACAGCGATGCCAGCGTGGTGGAGTTGGTCACCACAGAGATCCTTCAGCCCGGTCCCCCAGTGGACTGGAGTGATATAGCTGGTCTTGAGCCGGCCAAAGCAGCCATCAAAGAAGAGATTCTGTGGCCCATTTTGAGGCCAGACATGTTCAGTGGACTTGCCACATTACCTCGGAGCCTCCTTCTCTTCGGACCTCAGGGAACAGGCAGAACACTGCTGGGCCGCTGCATGGCCAGCCAGCTGGGGGCTGCCTTCCTGCAGCTCAGTGGCTCAGCCCTGGTGACCAAGTGGTTGGGGGAGGGCGAGAAGATTGTCCAGGCCTCCTTCCTGTTGGCCCGGTGTCGCCAGCCCTCAGTTGTGTTCATCAGTGAGGTGGACATGCTTCTATCGGCACATCTCAGTGAGGAGAGTCCGGTGAACATGATCCAGAGCGAGCTCCTCATGCAGCTGGACAGTGTGCTGACCACAGCCGAGGACCATGTCCTAGTGGTCTGCTCCACCAGTAAGCCTGAGGAGATCCGAGATTCCCTGAGGAGGTACTTCACCAAACGGCTCCTCATCCCCCTACCTGACAACACAGCACGGCGCCAGATAATCAGCCAACTACTCTCACAGCACAACTATTGCCTCAGTGACAAAGAGGTGTCACTGCTGGTCGAGCGGATGGAAGGCTTTTCAGGACTGGACGTGGCCCAGCTGTGCCAGGAGGCAGTGGTAGGACAGCTCCATGGCATCCCAGCTTCTGACCTCTCAGCCATCCATCCCAGGCAGATGAGACCAGTCTCCTACCAagactttgaaaatgtatttagcaAATTCCAGCCCAGTATATCACAAAAAGAACTGGATACATACACCGAATGGAATAAAATGTTTGGTTGTAGTCAATGA
- the LOC111959421 gene encoding fidgetin-like isoform X1: MITSTSIYGLKMQWTPEHAQWAEQHFDISSTTRSPAHKVEAYRGHLQRTYQYAWANDDISALTASNLLKKYAEKYSGILESPSERALLCSYSDGTPGLLNGRKSESESWQEGIYSMNCGPDVISVNKAGMTAALPPTDVSASIGSTPGVASSLNEPSYSRSNCGSHTTTSLHSGLSSQEYATGYNGSYLHSSYSGQTNPGLPSQHPSPMHSAGLIQPPPPPPPTTLVPSYNVGSPNISNYNYPPTGYPSQTVVAPGYSPGGGPPPSSYLPSSIAAPTPLPPSTLSGYTYQSHSHAPIAPTPLNGSSANSLKRKAFYMTGHGDMBSSYSNFNYNQQRSSQSPMYRIPDNSISDSSRGNGFDRNADVSSLAFKPTKQAISSDQQRKFSSQSGRALTPPSYGSTKSSVGSLRSGESFGKFGSPITGEQSEEHLSHSIAGSDIGRATSSSHVAEEQLKNSDASVVELVTTEILQPGPPVDWSDIAGLEPAKAAIKEEILWPILRPDMFSGLATLPRSLLLFGPQGTGRTLLGRCMASQLGAAFLQLSGSALVTKWLGEGEKIVQASFLLARCRQPSVVFISEVDMLLSAHLSEESPVNMIQSELLMQLDSVLTTAEDHVLVVCSTSKPEEIRDSLRRYFTKRLLIPLPDNTARRQIISQLLSQHNYCLSDKEVSLLVERMEGFSGLDVAQLCQEAVVGQLHGIPASDLSAIHPRQMRPVSYQDFENVFSKFQPSISQKELDTYTEWNKMFGCSQ, from the coding sequence GCCTAAAGATGCAGTGGACCCCAGAGCATGCGCAGTGGGCCGAGCAGCACTTTGATATCTCCTCCACCACCCGCTCCCCTGCACACAAAGTGGAGGCCTACCGGGGGCACCTGCAGCGCACCTACCAGTATGCTTGGGCAAACGACGACATCTCTGCACTCACCGCCTCCAACCTGCTGAAGAAATACGCAGAGAAGTACTCTGGGATTTTAGAGAGTCCGAGTGAAAGAGCGCTGCTCTGCTCGTATTCCGATGGCACTCCTGGACTCCTCAACGGACGTAAGTCAGAGAGTGAGTCCTGGCAGGAGGGGATTTACTCAATGAACTGCGGTCCAGATGTTATATCTGTGAACAAAGCTGGAATGACAGCTGCCCTTCCCCCTACAGATGTGTCGGCCAGCATAGGTAGCACCCCAGGGGTGGCCAGCAGCCTGAACGAGCCCAGCTATTCCAGAAGTAACTGTGGGAGTCACACGACCACCAGTCTACACTCGGGTCTGTCCTCACAGGAATACGCTACGGGCTACAATGGCTCCTACCTGCACTCTAGTTACAGCGGGCAGACCAACCCAGGCCTCCCCTCTCAACACCCTTCTCCTATGCACAGTGCTGGTCTCATACagccccctcctccaccacctcccactaCTCTAGTGCCCAGCTACAACGTGGGGTCTCCCAACATCTCCAACTACAATTATCCTCCGACGGGGTATCCCTCACAGACAGTTGTTGCCCCTGGCTATAGCCCTGGGGGGGGCCCACCACCCTCTTCCTATCTGCCATCCAGCATCGCAGCTCCCACGCCCCTACCCCCCTCTACACTCTCTGGCTATACCTACCAGTCCCATAGCCATGCACCAATTGCACCAACACCTTTGAATGGCAGCTCAGCCAACTCATTGAAAAGAAAAGCTTTCTACATGACTGGGCATGGAGATATGRACTCCAGCTATAGTAATTTCAACTACAATCAACAGCGCTCCTCACAAAGCCCTATGTACAGAATACCAGACAACAGCATCTCAGACTCAAGCAGAGGGAATGGATTTGACAGGAATGCTGATGTGTCATCTTTAGCGTTTAAGCCTACAAAGCAGGCAATATCCTCAGATCAGCAAAGAAAATTTAGCAGTCAGTCTGGCAGAGCACTTACCCCTCCCTCCTATGGATCAACCAAAAGCTCTGTGGGAAGCCTGAGATCAGGTGAGTCCTTTGGAAAATTTGGATCCCCCATCACGGGTGAGCAAAGTGAAGAGCACCTCTCCCATTCCATTGCAGGGTCGGACATTGGCAGAGCTACCTCATCCAGCCACGTTGCAGAGGAGCAGCTGAAGAACAGCGATGCCAGCGTGGTGGAGTTGGTCACCACAGAGATCCTTCAGCCCGGTCCCCCAGTGGACTGGAGTGATATAGCTGGTCTTGAGCCGGCCAAAGCAGCCATCAAAGAAGAGATTCTGTGGCCCATTTTGAGGCCAGACATGTTCAGTGGACTTGCCACATTACCTCGGAGCCTCCTTCTCTTCGGACCTCAGGGAACAGGCAGAACACTGCTGGGCCGCTGCATGGCCAGCCAGCTGGGGGCTGCCTTCCTGCAGCTCAGTGGCTCAGCCCTGGTGACCAAGTGGTTGGGGGAGGGCGAGAAGATTGTCCAGGCCTCCTTCCTGTTGGCCCGGTGTCGCCAGCCCTCAGTTGTGTTCATCAGTGAGGTGGACATGCTTCTATCGGCACATCTCAGTGAGGAGAGTCCGGTGAACATGATCCAGAGCGAGCTCCTCATGCAGCTGGACAGTGTGCTGACCACAGCCGAGGACCATGTCCTAGTGGTCTGCTCCACCAGTAAGCCTGAGGAGATCCGAGATTCCCTGAGGAGGTACTTCACCAAACGGCTCCTCATCCCCCTACCTGACAACACAGCACGGCGCCAGATAATCAGCCAACTACTCTCACAGCACAACTATTGCCTCAGTGACAAAGAGGTGTCACTGCTGGTCGAGCGGATGGAAGGCTTTTCAGGACTGGACGTGGCCCAGCTGTGCCAGGAGGCAGTGGTAGGACAGCTCCATGGCATCCCAGCTTCTGACCTCTCAGCCATCCATCCCAGGCAGATGAGACCAGTCTCCTACCAagactttgaaaatgtatttagcaAATTCCAGCCCAGTATATCACAAAAAGAACTGGATACATACACCGAATGGAATAAAATGTTTGGTTGTAGTCAATGA